In a genomic window of Arachnia rubra:
- a CDS encoding zinc-dependent alcohol dehydrogenase family protein → MRAVIMQAPGNVVVTETERPEIIEPTDAIIELAAACICGSDLWPYRGHDDADNRHMGHEYVGTVVETGSAVTSVKPGDFVVGSFCISDNTCEICESGYQSRCVNGGFVGGTQAEFARVPQADGTLVVVPGGRPDDAGVLASLLAASDVLGTGWFGAVAAEAGPGKTVAVVGDGAVGLLAILAARELGAEKIIAMSRNPQRQALAREFGATDIVEARGEEGISQVKDLTNGLGAHSVVEAVGTQQSMEQAIGACRPGGHVGFVGVSHDVNLPGGLLFGTEVHLHGGPAPVRRFLPDLIDRILSGRINPGKVFDLHLPLDEAAKGYRAMDERRAIKVLLKP, encoded by the coding sequence ATGCGAGCAGTAATAATGCAGGCGCCAGGCAATGTGGTCGTCACCGAGACAGAGCGCCCGGAGATCATCGAACCCACTGACGCGATCATCGAACTCGCCGCCGCCTGTATCTGCGGCTCAGACCTGTGGCCATACCGAGGCCATGATGACGCGGACAACCGTCACATGGGGCACGAATATGTCGGCACCGTGGTGGAAACTGGGTCCGCTGTGACCTCAGTCAAGCCCGGCGATTTCGTGGTCGGTTCATTCTGCATCTCAGACAACACGTGCGAGATCTGCGAATCAGGTTACCAGTCCCGATGTGTCAACGGCGGCTTCGTCGGAGGCACACAAGCCGAGTTCGCCCGAGTGCCACAAGCTGACGGCACCCTCGTCGTTGTGCCCGGTGGCCGTCCTGACGATGCCGGGGTGTTGGCCTCGCTGCTGGCAGCATCCGACGTACTTGGCACCGGCTGGTTCGGGGCAGTTGCCGCCGAGGCTGGCCCAGGCAAGACGGTGGCGGTCGTGGGTGACGGCGCCGTCGGGCTGCTGGCCATCCTGGCCGCCAGGGAGCTGGGCGCTGAAAAGATCATTGCCATGTCGCGCAACCCACAGCGCCAGGCGCTCGCCCGGGAGTTCGGTGCGACTGACATCGTGGAAGCACGTGGCGAAGAAGGCATTTCCCAGGTCAAAGACCTGACCAATGGCCTGGGAGCCCACAGCGTCGTCGAGGCGGTTGGCACTCAGCAGTCCATGGAACAGGCCATCGGGGCCTGTCGCCCAGGTGGTCACGTCGGCTTCGTCGGCGTCTCCCACGACGTGAATCTGCCCGGTGGCCTGTTGTTCGGCACCGAGGTGCACCTGCACGGTGGCCCCGCTCCTGTGCGTCGCTTCCTGCCGGACCTGATCGACCGCATCCTGTCGGGAAGGATCAACCCGGGGAAGGTGTTTGACCTACACCTTCCTCTGGACGAGGCAGCCAAGGGATACAGGGCCATGGATGAGCGCCGCGCCATCAAGGTGCTCCTGAAACCCTGA
- a CDS encoding NADPH-dependent FMN reductase encodes MKIGIIAGSTRQGRNSAGVAHWVAQGVAGREGVESVLLDLATFELPMFDAPMPPMMLNRKYESDAVKAWSQAVDDCDGFIFVLPEYNRSVPAVLKNAIDWLAPEWMDKTAACVGYGSANGIRAVEHCRSILTNFNMHVIRPQVALSIFTDISDGAVVPSERLQGDLKNMVDGLVAVIARRQA; translated from the coding sequence ATGAAGATTGGAATCATCGCAGGATCGACTCGGCAGGGGCGCAATTCCGCAGGTGTCGCGCACTGGGTGGCGCAGGGCGTGGCCGGGCGTGAGGGCGTGGAGTCTGTGCTGCTTGATCTCGCCACCTTCGAGCTGCCTATGTTCGATGCTCCGATGCCTCCCATGATGCTGAACCGCAAGTACGAGTCAGACGCGGTCAAGGCCTGGAGCCAGGCTGTTGATGACTGCGATGGGTTCATTTTCGTCCTGCCGGAATACAACCGTTCGGTTCCAGCGGTGTTGAAGAACGCAATTGACTGGCTAGCTCCCGAATGGATGGACAAGACCGCGGCGTGTGTGGGCTATGGCTCAGCCAACGGAATCCGTGCTGTTGAGCACTGCCGCAGCATTCTGACCAACTTCAACATGCACGTGATCCGCCCACAGGTTGCCCTGTCGATCTTCACCGACATCTCTGACGGTGCCGTGGTGCCCAGTGAGCGCCTTCAAGGGGATCTCAAGAACATGGTCGACGGTCTGGTCGCCGTCATCGCCCGCAGGCAGGCCTGA
- the bioB gene encoding biotin synthase BioB — translation MDLHQLAGEVIAGRAITPEEALEILRLPDSQTLPLVAAAGQLRRHYFGTTMKVNYLINLKSGLCPEDCSYCSQRLGSQAEILKYRWLRNEDAVAAAEAGIAGGAQRVCLVASGRGPSNRDVDKVAEIIGEIKAEHPDVEVCACLGQLKKGQPERLANAGADAYNHNLNTAKSHYGNVCTTHSYEDREQTIQHAREHGLSACSGLIAGMGESDEQLVEVVFALQKIQADSIPVNFLMPFDGTPLAGHAELTPQRCLRILAMTRFVHPDKEVRVAAGREQHLRSLQPLSLEICNSLFLGDYLTSEGQAGAKDLAMIADYGFTVLGQEEPAHEVSIRPRIRHRGAGTLEPANA, via the coding sequence ATGGACCTGCATCAGCTCGCCGGCGAGGTCATAGCGGGCCGCGCCATCACCCCTGAGGAAGCACTTGAGATACTGCGCCTCCCAGATTCACAGACCCTGCCCCTCGTTGCCGCGGCAGGCCAGCTGAGACGGCATTATTTCGGCACCACCATGAAGGTGAACTACCTCATCAACCTCAAGTCAGGGCTATGCCCAGAGGACTGCTCCTACTGCTCCCAGCGGCTTGGTTCCCAAGCCGAGATTTTGAAATACCGATGGCTCAGGAACGAGGATGCCGTGGCGGCTGCAGAGGCTGGGATAGCCGGCGGCGCACAACGCGTCTGTCTGGTGGCCAGCGGCCGCGGTCCGTCCAACCGCGACGTGGACAAGGTTGCGGAGATCATCGGCGAGATCAAGGCCGAGCATCCTGATGTGGAGGTTTGCGCCTGCTTGGGGCAGTTGAAGAAGGGCCAGCCCGAACGGCTCGCGAACGCCGGCGCCGATGCCTACAACCACAATCTGAACACAGCCAAATCCCATTACGGAAACGTCTGCACCACCCATAGCTACGAGGACAGAGAGCAGACCATCCAGCACGCCCGAGAGCATGGACTCAGTGCCTGCTCAGGCCTGATCGCCGGGATGGGCGAAAGCGATGAGCAACTGGTCGAGGTGGTCTTCGCACTGCAGAAGATCCAAGCAGACTCGATTCCCGTCAACTTCCTGATGCCATTCGACGGCACTCCTCTGGCGGGCCATGCTGAGCTGACCCCGCAGCGCTGCCTGCGCATATTGGCGATGACTCGCTTCGTCCATCCAGACAAAGAAGTACGGGTGGCAGCCGGGCGAGAGCAGCATCTTCGCAGCCTCCAGCCTCTTTCGCTGGAGATTTGCAACTCCCTATTCCTGGGCGACTACCTCACCAGCGAGGGGCAGGCCGGCGCCAAGGATCTGGCCATGATCGCAGACTACGGCTTCACAGTCCTAGGCCAGGAAGAACCAGCACACGAGGTCAGCATTCGCCCGAGGATCAGGCACCGGGGAGCAGGCACACTGGAGCCAGCAAACGCCTAG
- a CDS encoding DUF3618 domain-containing protein, with the protein MDSDTTRTVDEIRAELASNRQALAGAMGECVDSMKPANIARRGIDDAKNLVAGEFRAVRDELQDENGWRVDRLMIIGGAILGVVLFAATLSAVGRRKRS; encoded by the coding sequence ATGGACAGCGACACCACTCGCACTGTGGATGAGATCCGCGCTGAGCTGGCCAGCAACCGGCAGGCCCTGGCGGGAGCCATGGGGGAATGCGTCGACTCTATGAAGCCAGCGAACATCGCTAGGCGCGGCATCGACGACGCCAAGAACCTCGTCGCTGGTGAGTTCAGGGCAGTCAGGGACGAGCTACAGGACGAGAACGGCTGGCGTGTGGATCGCCTGATGATTATAGGGGGAGCGATCCTCGGGGTGGTGCTGTTCGCTGCCACGCTCTCCGCGGTAGGACGCAGAAAACGCTCATGA
- a CDS encoding peroxiredoxin, whose translation MTARLTPGSIAPAFTLNNADGKPVSLADYSSRAVIVYFYPAAMTPGCTTQAVDFTEAQEAFTKAGYSIIGISPDTVEKLAKFTTTSDVGFTLLSDPQHSALDAYGAFGVKKLYGKEVEGVLRSTFVIDVNTQGEGTIRVAQYNVRATGHVAKLRRELGV comes from the coding sequence ATGACTGCGCGTTTAACCCCTGGCTCTATCGCACCTGCCTTCACACTGAACAATGCCGACGGCAAACCGGTCTCACTGGCCGATTACTCCTCCCGCGCAGTCATCGTATATTTCTATCCTGCAGCGATGACACCAGGCTGCACCACCCAGGCTGTGGATTTCACAGAAGCTCAGGAGGCCTTCACGAAGGCTGGGTACAGCATCATCGGGATCTCCCCCGACACTGTCGAGAAGCTGGCCAAGTTCACGACCACCTCCGATGTAGGTTTCACCTTGCTGTCAGATCCGCAGCACAGCGCGCTCGATGCCTACGGCGCCTTTGGCGTCAAGAAACTGTATGGCAAAGAGGTCGAGGGGGTGCTGCGTTCCACCTTCGTGATCGACGTGAACACTCAGGGCGAGGGAACGATCCGCGTTGCTCAGTACAACGTGAGGGCAACTGGACACGTCGCAAAGCTACGCCGCGAGCTCGGTGTCTGA
- a CDS encoding IMPACT family protein: protein MSEFLTVDAEAGHGVDVELEIKRSRFLTRLCRVTTEEAARAVIDGQRSRFFDARHHCSAFVLGPGARISRSSDDGEPAGTAGTPMLSVLHAHHLTDVVAVVTRYFGGVKLGAGGLVRAYSDAVAQAVEAAGTRRVKLCSLLTLEVGFASIGTVEDTLRGLVLPSGAAVLVEGIEWGECAKVTVAIPATSRDEFDSALSALSTGSLKATVSGQRWVDCPA, encoded by the coding sequence GTGTCTGAGTTCCTCACTGTCGACGCAGAGGCCGGCCACGGGGTAGACGTGGAACTGGAGATCAAACGTTCACGGTTCCTGACCCGGTTATGCCGCGTCACCACCGAGGAAGCGGCCAGAGCCGTGATCGATGGGCAGCGTTCCAGATTCTTCGATGCCCGGCATCACTGCTCAGCCTTTGTACTGGGGCCCGGTGCCCGCATCTCGCGTTCCTCCGACGACGGGGAACCAGCCGGGACTGCTGGAACACCGATGCTGAGCGTGCTGCACGCACACCATCTGACCGACGTGGTCGCTGTGGTGACGCGGTATTTCGGAGGCGTCAAGCTGGGGGCTGGCGGACTGGTGCGGGCCTACTCCGACGCCGTGGCGCAGGCAGTCGAGGCTGCTGGAACCCGGCGAGTCAAGCTGTGTTCCCTGCTAACCCTGGAGGTCGGCTTCGCAAGCATCGGCACGGTGGAAGACACGCTACGCGGGTTGGTGCTGCCCTCCGGAGCCGCGGTCCTCGTCGAGGGCATCGAGTGGGGTGAATGCGCCAAAGTCACCGTCGCCATCCCAGCAACCAGCCGTGATGAATTCGACTCTGCACTCTCTGCCCTATCGACAGGCTCGCTTAAGGCCACGGTGTCAGGTCAGCGCTGGGTGGACTGCCCAGCCTGA
- a CDS encoding BCCT family transporter: MTTSFLHWGLSAWAVYIVVGLAIAYTVHRKGRKVSLRWALEPLFGRHVRGWIGDVVDVFAIVGTLFGVAASLGFGASQFSAGLEHLGILQSNIWVLMVVIVIITSLATCSVLSGLDRGIKWLSNTNLVLAAVLAIAVLVLGQPLFVLREFVQTIGDYMSNFVSLSFRTLPYQGAPGETWLGSWTTYYWGWWISWSPFVGIFIARISRGRTVREFVMGVLAVPALVTFLWFSIMGGTALWQQLYGPGNIVSDGKVNSVTALFEVLNHLPANTVLVVGFLILLVIFFVTSADSAAFVVDMIATGGEQNPPVLTRVMWAVLGGGIAAVLLWGGASSGDLTAGLGALQTMTILAAAPFSVVMVLACIATLRAFSREHRQRLKLENQILHREMAEHVVDKVTEQVTESVVDHLEDQVITVVDESSDTAPKVRKPLRIKLRRRKGRESEHSKK; encoded by the coding sequence ATGACCACGTCTTTCCTTCACTGGGGGTTGTCAGCCTGGGCCGTCTACATCGTCGTAGGCCTGGCCATCGCCTACACAGTGCACCGGAAGGGGCGGAAGGTGTCGCTGAGATGGGCGCTGGAGCCGCTGTTCGGCCGTCATGTGCGCGGCTGGATAGGGGATGTCGTTGATGTCTTCGCTATCGTCGGGACTCTCTTCGGAGTTGCCGCTTCGCTTGGTTTCGGTGCCTCGCAGTTCAGTGCCGGGCTGGAGCACCTCGGGATACTGCAGTCGAACATCTGGGTGCTGATGGTTGTCATCGTCATCATCACTTCACTGGCCACCTGCTCGGTACTCAGCGGACTGGACCGCGGCATCAAATGGCTGTCGAACACAAACCTGGTGCTGGCCGCCGTGCTCGCCATCGCTGTGCTGGTGCTGGGTCAGCCTCTGTTCGTGCTGCGCGAGTTCGTCCAGACCATTGGCGACTACATGAGCAATTTTGTCAGCCTGAGTTTCCGGACGTTGCCTTACCAGGGAGCTCCAGGCGAGACCTGGCTTGGGTCCTGGACCACCTACTACTGGGGCTGGTGGATAAGCTGGTCGCCGTTCGTCGGCATCTTCATCGCCCGTATCTCGCGAGGGCGGACTGTCCGCGAGTTCGTCATGGGAGTGCTCGCCGTGCCTGCGCTGGTCACTTTCCTGTGGTTCTCGATCATGGGCGGAACAGCCTTGTGGCAGCAGCTGTACGGCCCGGGCAACATCGTCTCGGATGGGAAGGTCAACAGCGTCACCGCGCTGTTCGAGGTGCTTAACCACCTACCCGCGAACACCGTGCTGGTGGTCGGCTTCCTGATCCTGCTGGTGATCTTCTTCGTGACCAGCGCGGATTCAGCGGCTTTCGTCGTGGATATGATCGCGACGGGTGGAGAACAAAACCCACCCGTACTGACCCGGGTGATGTGGGCAGTGCTGGGCGGCGGCATCGCGGCTGTGCTGTTGTGGGGAGGAGCGTCGTCAGGTGACCTGACGGCGGGTCTTGGGGCATTGCAGACCATGACGATCCTTGCCGCAGCGCCATTCAGTGTGGTGATGGTCCTGGCCTGCATCGCAACATTACGAGCCTTCAGCCGCGAACACAGACAACGACTGAAACTGGAAAACCAGATACTGCACCGGGAGATGGCTGAGCATGTAGTCGACAAGGTTACAGAACAGGTGACAGAGTCTGTGGTCGATCACCTAGAGGATCAGGTCATCACAGTAGTCGACGAGTCCTCCGATACAGCCCCAAAGGTTCGCAAACCGCTACGGATCAAACTCCGGCGGCGCAAGGGACGCGAATCAGAACACTCGAAGAAATAA
- the pdxH gene encoding pyridoxamine 5'-phosphate oxidase codes for MSLHDVRRDYSGDVLPQDLASFEPWKFFTRWMDDAIAAEEVEPNAMLLATIGLDGRPRSRVVLLKDASSQGLVFFTHYTSPKGEELAANPVASATFWWPVLMRQVRAVGTVTRLSRSENEAYFSERPRASQIGAWASRQSAPVTSRDELLEAAVQAAARFEGVDVPCPPAWGGYRIDVDEFEFWQGQSGRLHDRVLAKRTGDAWEATHIQP; via the coding sequence ATGAGTCTTCACGATGTGCGACGCGACTATAGCGGGGATGTGCTGCCACAGGACCTGGCCTCTTTCGAGCCATGGAAGTTCTTCACCAGATGGATGGATGATGCAATCGCGGCTGAAGAGGTGGAGCCGAACGCCATGCTTCTGGCCACCATCGGCTTGGATGGACGCCCACGTTCCCGGGTGGTATTGCTGAAGGACGCGTCTTCACAGGGTTTGGTGTTCTTCACCCACTACACCTCGCCCAAAGGTGAGGAGCTGGCTGCCAATCCGGTTGCTTCCGCAACGTTCTGGTGGCCTGTGCTGATGCGCCAGGTGCGAGCGGTGGGCACGGTGACGAGACTCAGCCGCTCCGAGAACGAGGCATACTTCTCCGAACGTCCCCGGGCCAGCCAGATAGGGGCGTGGGCGTCGCGGCAGTCCGCTCCCGTCACCTCCCGTGACGAGCTGCTTGAGGCAGCCGTCCAGGCCGCGGCCCGGTTCGAGGGTGTTGATGTCCCGTGCCCGCCTGCATGGGGTGGGTACCGCATTGACGTCGACGAGTTCGAGTTCTGGCAGGGCCAGTCCGGCAGGCTCCACGACCGTGTCCTGGCCAAGCGCACCGGCGATGCCTGGGAGGCCACACACATTCAGCCCTGA
- a CDS encoding DUF1707 domain-containing protein — protein MAGEDNLRIGDSERDEAIELLREHMSAGRITAEEFDERMSMALNARTQGDIALLFSDLPGRVPGDLGYNAAPSPLPQTAADGNTPAKRQQWNTPLVIIVTLLVLGILSHHWLFWMFLIGAGWFFMSKSGKDRKSGHRIPHQQPVPLQHQGRHEVITLIRRNQKIAAIKRYRELTGASLITAKEAVDSMAGELGL, from the coding sequence ATGGCCGGTGAAGACAACCTGCGTATCGGGGACTCCGAACGTGACGAGGCGATTGAGCTGCTGCGTGAACATATGAGCGCTGGTCGGATCACCGCTGAGGAGTTCGATGAACGCATGTCCATGGCGTTGAACGCAAGGACCCAGGGGGATATCGCTCTCTTGTTCAGTGATCTTCCCGGACGTGTGCCAGGTGACCTGGGATACAACGCCGCACCGTCTCCCCTGCCGCAAACCGCCGCTGACGGCAACACTCCCGCGAAACGGCAACAGTGGAATACGCCGTTAGTCATCATCGTGACGTTGCTGGTCCTGGGGATACTGTCCCATCACTGGCTCTTCTGGATGTTTCTCATCGGTGCGGGCTGGTTCTTTATGTCCAAGTCCGGCAAGGATAGGAAATCGGGTCACCGCATCCCGCATCAGCAGCCTGTCCCGCTCCAGCATCAGGGACGCCATGAGGTGATCACGCTGATCCGGCGGAACCAGAAGATCGCTGCAATCAAACGCTACCGGGAGCTGACTGGGGCTAGCCTGATCACCGCCAAGGAGGCTGTCGACAGTATGGCCGGAGAACTGGGCCTGTAA
- a CDS encoding DNA polymerase IV: MRATPSILHLDLDAFFAAVEQRDKPSLRGKPVIVGGAGPRGVVATASYEARVFGVRSAMSGTEARRRCPHAAFLGGRFRAYRQSSDAVMELLREISPLVEPLSLDEAYVDLEASDWDLGKLDEHVTQLRAELTRRTAGLTASVGVGSSKFLAKLGSEAAKPDGVRIIVPGEETEFISPKPVRAIPGVGPVTEAKLLTLGLVTVADLRAADPRELVRELGHAVGESLYLLAHGRDDRQVKAEREAKSISMEDTFPADLTDRNQLAVILRRDAESVAGRLQRAGLFARTVAVKVRLADFTTVSKARSLGGATDRSEVIGHVGEELLAEVDVRSGVRLLGIGVSNFTRAAQERLFDDESPAAGETETEIKMDTSGVRGRGFFPGADVIHEQMGRGWVWGSGLGRVTVRFETRCSGSGPVHTILADDPSLRLAEDLPSLPAARPETETGMRHSTR, translated from the coding sequence ATGCGCGCCACTCCCAGCATCCTGCACCTGGATCTGGATGCTTTCTTCGCAGCGGTTGAGCAGCGCGACAAGCCCAGTCTGAGGGGCAAACCTGTGATCGTCGGAGGTGCCGGGCCGCGTGGAGTGGTGGCCACTGCCAGCTACGAGGCCCGGGTTTTCGGGGTGCGATCCGCCATGTCAGGGACGGAGGCCAGGCGCCGTTGCCCACACGCCGCCTTCCTGGGCGGCCGCTTCAGGGCCTACCGGCAGTCATCGGATGCTGTGATGGAACTGCTACGGGAGATCTCACCCCTGGTGGAGCCACTCAGCCTGGATGAGGCATACGTTGACCTTGAAGCCAGCGACTGGGACCTTGGGAAACTCGACGAACACGTCACACAGCTGCGAGCGGAGCTGACTAGGCGCACAGCCGGGCTGACCGCATCGGTCGGAGTGGGCAGCAGCAAGTTCCTGGCCAAACTGGGATCGGAGGCGGCCAAACCCGATGGCGTCCGGATCATCGTTCCCGGCGAGGAGACGGAGTTCATCTCTCCAAAGCCAGTGCGAGCCATCCCCGGGGTCGGGCCGGTGACGGAGGCGAAACTGCTGACACTCGGGTTGGTGACTGTGGCAGACCTGAGAGCTGCCGATCCCCGTGAATTGGTGCGTGAACTGGGCCATGCCGTCGGCGAATCGCTCTATCTGCTCGCACACGGCCGTGATGACCGTCAGGTCAAGGCGGAGAGGGAAGCGAAATCCATCTCCATGGAGGACACCTTCCCCGCCGACCTCACCGACCGAAACCAGTTGGCTGTGATACTCAGGCGCGACGCGGAGTCCGTCGCGGGACGGCTGCAGCGGGCAGGGCTGTTCGCTCGCACTGTCGCAGTCAAAGTCCGGCTGGCGGACTTCACCACGGTTTCGAAAGCCAGGTCTCTCGGTGGGGCAACCGACCGTAGTGAGGTGATCGGCCATGTCGGTGAGGAACTACTCGCCGAAGTCGATGTACGCAGTGGGGTGAGGCTGCTTGGCATCGGCGTGAGCAACTTCACCCGTGCCGCCCAGGAGCGCCTGTTCGATGATGAGTCGCCAGCCGCCGGGGAAACCGAGACCGAGATCAAGATGGATACCTCCGGGGTGCGGGGTAGGGGATTCTTCCCCGGAGCGGACGTGATCCATGAGCAGATGGGACGCGGCTGGGTGTGGGGATCCGGCCTGGGCCGGGTAACAGTCCGTTTCGAAACCAGATGTTCTGGATCTGGTCCGGTCCACACCATCCTGGCGGATGACCCGTCGCTGCGGCTCGCCGAGGACTTGCCCAGCCTGCCCGCAGCCAGGCCTGAGACAGAGACAGGGATGAGGCACAGCACCCGGTAA
- a CDS encoding dihydrofolate reductase, whose protein sequence is MRIVAIAAVADNGVIGSGEDMLWHIPADFRRFKAVTTGNTLIFGRRTHEQTGWLPDRRIIVVTRQPDWTDEGVEVAHSLEEAIQLAQTTPEKTCFIGGGGEIYAAAWPYLTELDITNVHQEPEGAATFPLVTSHEWTEVSREIHEGYDFVRYLPSPAVD, encoded by the coding sequence ATGCGGATAGTCGCAATCGCGGCCGTTGCCGACAATGGTGTGATCGGTTCCGGGGAGGACATGCTCTGGCACATCCCCGCCGACTTCCGGCGCTTCAAGGCTGTGACCACAGGCAACACCCTGATCTTTGGGCGCCGCACCCATGAACAAACCGGCTGGCTGCCTGACCGGCGCATCATCGTCGTCACCCGGCAACCGGACTGGACTGACGAGGGAGTCGAGGTCGCGCACTCCCTTGAGGAGGCGATCCAGCTTGCCCAGACAACCCCCGAGAAAACCTGCTTCATCGGAGGTGGTGGAGAGATCTACGCTGCGGCATGGCCCTACCTGACTGAGCTGGACATCACCAACGTCCACCAGGAACCAGAGGGAGCCGCGACATTCCCGCTGGTCACGTCGCACGAGTGGACTGAGGTCAGCCGCGAGATCCATGAGGGATATGACTTTGTGCGGTACCTGCCGAGCCCAGCCGTCGACTGA
- a CDS encoding DUF5682 family protein has product MIEFFGVRHHSPTAARLVAQRIADAPPSAVLIEGPTEYNPRLEELMLGHELPVMLYSWAPMFPDAPEDSAEWGIRRGSFYPLTSYSPEWAALRTAHRQGVPVEFIDLPWLAFADIAVAENRYAEAAPIREAAERLAREFGVDDMASLFDELLEVDPELSLETHRERIGLLGSILRGAPDPETEAREAHMAHRIAAAQRYFGDDLLVICGAAHIDGLQTLLRGEVKPVEIWTPPPDDDRYGIALTPTSYAALDALDGYDAGQPNPGFYDRLYRDRAEGRHGTSEELLAEVVTSLRKARQFLSPADLIAVQTTAGALAQLRGHQQVWRTDLVEGITTALVKDDSGQDHPLLHHVRDALRGDRLGRLADGTRQPPLTVELRTGLESLGLLPSPKSREEAADLPTDTGLRWSRLLHSLVALGIPGVKLTSAADRDGVERWHLAWTPSFEGSLVEAARYGGNREQAVTARLLARAADITSDPAAAADLVLEAALCGVARLSVSLQARTKTLLATSGDLIRTGAAVGVLMRLYRYDPILRATGRVDLGQLLATAFDRSVRLLERLAPLPEGPELEKFIQAICQLTDSAERVGENLSYDIDAYHQALSGVVDDDRQAPTVRGAALGAQWLAGARPDPEIASLLSVVAVPEQLGDFVAGLLGVAREAALRRPEALLRLDEILSGLSDEVFYASLPGLRRAFSRYTPRERFQVAQLILGEAAGSALLPFSGSAEDAAAITEFESVIAATIDRFLGRRHG; this is encoded by the coding sequence GTGATCGAGTTCTTCGGGGTCAGGCATCATTCGCCCACAGCGGCACGTCTCGTCGCCCAGAGAATCGCCGACGCACCGCCTTCCGCGGTTCTCATCGAGGGACCCACCGAGTACAACCCGCGCTTGGAAGAGCTGATGCTCGGCCATGAGTTGCCGGTCATGCTCTACTCGTGGGCTCCGATGTTCCCGGATGCTCCCGAGGACAGCGCTGAGTGGGGTATCCGCCGGGGAAGCTTCTATCCCCTGACCAGTTACAGCCCGGAGTGGGCTGCGCTGCGTACCGCGCACCGTCAGGGCGTACCGGTCGAGTTCATCGACCTGCCGTGGCTGGCTTTCGCTGATATAGCCGTTGCGGAGAACCGCTATGCCGAGGCCGCGCCCATCCGCGAGGCGGCTGAGAGACTCGCACGCGAGTTCGGCGTTGATGACATGGCCAGCCTGTTCGATGAACTGCTCGAGGTCGATCCGGAACTGTCGCTGGAGACCCACCGGGAGCGGATTGGGCTGCTCGGGTCGATTTTGCGTGGCGCGCCTGACCCAGAGACTGAAGCTCGCGAGGCACACATGGCCCATCGCATAGCAGCTGCCCAGCGGTATTTTGGCGACGATCTACTGGTGATCTGCGGTGCTGCGCATATTGACGGCTTGCAGACGTTGCTGCGTGGTGAGGTGAAACCGGTGGAGATCTGGACGCCCCCACCCGATGACGACCGCTACGGCATCGCGCTGACACCGACCTCCTATGCGGCTCTAGATGCCCTCGACGGCTACGACGCAGGCCAGCCGAACCCGGGTTTCTACGACCGGTTGTACCGCGACCGTGCCGAAGGCCGGCATGGCACCAGCGAGGAGCTGCTGGCAGAGGTGGTGACCAGCCTGCGCAAAGCCAGGCAGTTCCTCTCCCCCGCCGACCTGATCGCAGTCCAGACAACTGCCGGAGCCCTCGCCCAGCTCCGGGGTCATCAGCAGGTTTGGCGCACTGACCTCGTGGAGGGCATCACAACTGCCTTGGTCAAGGACGACTCTGGCCAAGACCACCCACTGCTGCACCACGTCCGCGATGCCCTGCGTGGCGATCGTCTGGGACGCCTGGCTGACGGCACCCGGCAGCCACCGCTCACGGTTGAGCTGCGCACTGGGCTTGAGTCCCTCGGGCTGCTGCCCAGCCCGAAGAGCCGAGAGGAGGCCGCTGACCTTCCCACCGACACCGGCCTACGCTGGTCACGTCTGCTGCATTCCCTGGTCGCCCTAGGCATCCCGGGGGTCAAGCTCACGTCCGCAGCTGATCGTGATGGGGTCGAGCGCTGGCACCTGGCTTGGACCCCATCCTTTGAGGGATCCCTGGTAGAGGCCGCCCGCTACGGCGGTAACCGGGAGCAAGCTGTCACGGCTCGCCTGCTGGCCCGGGCCGCTGACATCACCTCTGACCCCGCTGCGGCTGCGGACCTCGTCCTGGAGGCAGCCCTGTGCGGAGTCGCGCGGCTGTCAGTCAGTCTCCAGGCCCGTACTAAGACCTTGCTGGCCACGTCAGGTGACCTGATAAGAACCGGCGCTGCTGTCGGTGTGCTGATGCGGCTCTACCGTTACGACCCGATTCTGCGGGCCACCGGCCGGGTCGATCTAGGGCAGCTGCTGGCGACGGCCTTCGACCGTTCGGTGCGCCTGTTGGAGCGTCTGGCACCGCTTCCGGAAGGCCCAGAGCTTGAAAAATTCATCCAGGCAATCTGCCAGTTGACTGACAGTGCCGAGCGGGTCGGGGAGAACCTGTCCTATGACATCGATGCCTACCATCAAGCGCTGTCAGGAGTGGTGGACGACGACAGACAGGCACCCACCGTCAGGGGAGCAGCGCTGGGCGCACAGTGGCTGGCTGGAGCACGACCGGATCCGGAGATCGCCTCACTGCTGTCGGTGGTGGCGGTGCCAGAACAGCTCGGCGATTTCGTGGCTGGCCTCCTGGGTGTCGCACGGGAGGCGGCGCTACGACGGCCGGAGGCGCTTCTGCGCCTTGATGAGATCCTGAGCGGCCTCAGTGACGAGGTCTTCTACGCCTCCCTGCCAGGACTGCGTCGTGCCTTCAGCCGTTACACCCCGCGCGAACGCTTCCAGGTGGCCCAGCTGATTCTGGGAGAGGCCGCTGGATCGGCGCTCCTACCCTTCTCGGGCTCGGCGGAGGACGCGGCAGCTATCACCGAGTTCGAATCGGTGATCGCAGCAACGATCGATCGCTTCCTCGGGAGGCGGCATGGATGA